A segment of the Streptomyces sp. ITFR-21 genome:
GGATACGCCCCCGACATCTCGCGGCGCACCAGCTCCTCGACCTGCTCCCGCTCCCCCGGGGCGACTTCGAGCACGATCTCGTCATGCACCTGGAGCAGCATCCGCGACGCCAGCGCCTGCTCGGCGAGCGCCGCGTCCACTCGCAGCATCGCGATCTTCACGATGTCCGCGGCCGAACCCTGGATCGGGGCGTTCAACGCCATCCGCTCGGCCATCTCGCGCCGCTGCCGGTTGTCGCTGGTGAGGTCCGGCAGATAGCGGCGCCGCCCGAGCAGCGTCTCGGTGTACCCGGTGCCCCTGGCCTCCTCCACCACCCGGTGCAGATAGTCCCGCACCCCGCCGAACCGCTCGAAGTAGGTGTCCATCAGCGCCCGCGCCTCGGCCGCCTCGATCCCCAGCTGCTGCGACAGGCCGAACGCCGACAGACCGTATGCCAGCCCGTACGACATCGCCTTGATCTTGCGGCGCATCTCGGCGTCCACCTTGTCCCGCGGCACCGAGAACACCTGCGAGCCGACCGTGGTGTGCAGGTCCTCCCCCGACGCGAACGCGGCCATCAGGCCCTCGTCCTCGGAGAGATGCGCCATCACCCGCAGTTCGATCTGGCTGTAGTCGGCCGTCAGCAGCGACTCGTACCCCTTGCCGACGACGAAGCCGCGCCGGATCGCCCGGCCCTCGTCCGTCCGCACCGGTACGTTCTGCAGGTTCGGGTCCGTCGACGACAGCCGGCCGGTGGCGGCCACCGTCTGACTGAACGAGGTGTGGATACGCCCGTCCGGCGCGACCGTCTTGACCAGGCCCTCCACCGTGACGCGGAGCTTGGCCTGCTCCCGGTGGCGCAGCATGATCACCGGCAACTCGTGCTCGGTCCGCGCGGCCAGCCAGGCCAGCGCGTCCGCGTCGGTGGTGTAACCCGTCTTCGTCTTCTTCGTCCTGGGCAGCGCCAGCTCACCGAACAGCACCTCCTGGAGCTGCTTGGGCGACCCCAGGTTGAACTCGTGCCCGACCGAGGCGTGCGCCTCCGCCACCGCGTGCTGCACCGCCGCGGCGAACTGCTGCTCCAACCCCTCCAGATGCGCCCGGTCGGCGGCGATACCCGTTCGCTCCATCCGGGCCAGCAGCGCCGACGTGGGCAGCTCCACCTCGTGCAGCAGCTCGACGGCGCCCACTTCCGGCAGCCGCCCGCCGAACACCTCACCGAGGTCCAGCACCGTACGCGCCTGCGCCATCAGCGCCTCCGCGGCTGCGGTGTCGCCCTCGTCCTCCTCGCCGAACGCCAACTGGCCGCTGCCGGTGTCCGCCGGGGCCAGCTCACGCCCCAGGTACTCCACCGACAACACGTCGAGCGCGAACGAACGGCGGCCCGGCTTGATCAGATACGCGGCCAGCGCCGTGCACATCGTGATGCCGTCGATCCGCCAGCCGTGCTCGGTGAACACCCGTGTCACGTTCTTCGCGTTGTGCAGCACCTTGGGCCGGTCCGGGTCCGCCAGCCACCCCGCGAACGCCCGCTCGTCGGCCTCGTCCAGTCGCGCCGGATCGAACCAGGCCGCGTCCTGCGCCCCGGCCAGCGCCACCGCCGTGACACTGCCGCTGCCCAGCTCCCAGGTGTCCACGCTGGCCAGACCCAGCGGCGCCCCCGCGTGCGCCTCCAACCAGCCCGGCAGAGCGCCCGGCGCCAGCAGCGTGCCGTCCACGGCGACGCCCTCGGCAATCGCCGCCTCCTCCTGCCGCGCGCCCGGATCCGCGGCGAACAACCGCTCCCGGAAGTTCGGGTTGCGGAACTCCAGCACGTCCAGCACCCCGCCCAGCGCCACCCGGTCGTACGGCTCCCGGGCCAGCTGCTCCGCGGTGGCCGGCAGCTCCACGTCACGGACCATCTCGGTCAGCCGCCGGTTCAGCTTCACCGCGTCCAGATGGGCCCGCAGGTTGTCACCCGCCTTGCCCTTCACCTCGTCCGCCCGCTCGCACAGCTCCGCGAACGACCCGAACTGGATGATCCACTTGGCGGCGGTCTTCTCCCCCACTCCCGGAATCCCGGGCAGATTGTCCGACGGGTCACCGCGCAGCGCCGCGAAATCCGGATACTGCCGTGGGCTCAGGCCGTACTTCTCGACCACCTTCTCCGGGGTGAACCGGGTCAGCTCGGAGACGCCCTTCGTCGGATACAGCACCGTCACATGCTCACTGACCAGCTGGAACGCGTCCCGGTCGCCGGTGACGATCAGCACCTCGTACCCCAGCGCCTCGGCCTGCACGGCAAGCGTGGCGATGACGTCGTCGGCCTCGAAGCCCTCCACCGCGAACCGGGGCACCGACATCGCGTCCAGCAGCTCGCCGATCAGCTCGACCTGGCTGCGGAACTCGTCCGGGGTCTTCGACCGGGTCGCCTTGTACTCGGGGAACTCCTCCGACCGCCAGGTCTTGCGCGAGACGTCGAACGCGACCGCCAGATGCGTCGGGCGCTCGTCACGCAGCGTGTTCGCGAGCATCGACGTGAACCCGTAGACCGCGTTCGTCGGCTGGCCCGTGGCGGTGTTGAAGTTCTCCACGGGCAGCGCGTAGAACGCCCGGTACGCCAGCGAGTGCCCGTCCAGCAGCAGCAGCCGCGGGCGGTCGGTCGTCGTCTTCGTTGCTTTCTCTGCCACGTCACCGATCCTCCCACGCAGCAC
Coding sequences within it:
- the polA gene encoding DNA polymerase I; its protein translation is MAEKATKTTTDRPRLLLLDGHSLAYRAFYALPVENFNTATGQPTNAVYGFTSMLANTLRDERPTHLAVAFDVSRKTWRSEEFPEYKATRSKTPDEFRSQVELIGELLDAMSVPRFAVEGFEADDVIATLAVQAEALGYEVLIVTGDRDAFQLVSEHVTVLYPTKGVSELTRFTPEKVVEKYGLSPRQYPDFAALRGDPSDNLPGIPGVGEKTAAKWIIQFGSFAELCERADEVKGKAGDNLRAHLDAVKLNRRLTEMVRDVELPATAEQLAREPYDRVALGGVLDVLEFRNPNFRERLFAADPGARQEEAAIAEGVAVDGTLLAPGALPGWLEAHAGAPLGLASVDTWELGSGSVTAVALAGAQDAAWFDPARLDEADERAFAGWLADPDRPKVLHNAKNVTRVFTEHGWRIDGITMCTALAAYLIKPGRRSFALDVLSVEYLGRELAPADTGSGQLAFGEEDEGDTAAAEALMAQARTVLDLGEVFGGRLPEVGAVELLHEVELPTSALLARMERTGIAADRAHLEGLEQQFAAAVQHAVAEAHASVGHEFNLGSPKQLQEVLFGELALPRTKKTKTGYTTDADALAWLAARTEHELPVIMLRHREQAKLRVTVEGLVKTVAPDGRIHTSFSQTVAATGRLSSTDPNLQNVPVRTDEGRAIRRGFVVGKGYESLLTADYSQIELRVMAHLSEDEGLMAAFASGEDLHTTVGSQVFSVPRDKVDAEMRRKIKAMSYGLAYGLSAFGLSQQLGIEAAEARALMDTYFERFGGVRDYLHRVVEEARGTGYTETLLGRRRYLPDLTSDNRQRREMAERMALNAPIQGSAADIVKIAMLRVDAALAEQALASRMLLQVHDEIVLEVAPGEREQVEELVRREMSGAYPLRAPLDVSVGVGPDWESAAH